Below is a genomic region from Methanomicrobia archaeon.
GCGTTTCGTTTTACGGTTATGTCCATCACGCCGAGCAGTGGCTGACCGGTTCGTGCAATCCCCGCATCGCCCGTGGTCGCCAGCAGCACGAGACCCGCGCAGGTGCCCAGGATCGGGATATCGTGCACCTCAACAGCCGTTACTATCTCCTCACCGATACCTTCGCGCTGCATGAGCCGTCCGATGGTGGTGCTCTCGCCGCCCGGGATCGCCAGCGCATCGCAATCCGCAACAAACCCCTGGTGCTTTATCAGCACCACCTCGCCGCGCTCGCCGCGCTCGGCTAACGCCTTCTCGAGCGCACTGACGTGCTCTGCGACGTTTCCCTGGATTGCGATTACACCGATCTTCACGGGCATCGTTTCTCTTTTACCATCCCGTAACCGCGTACCTCCGGTTACGTAGTATATCTGTTCAGCGTGTCAAAGAAGCTCTGCTCGGTATCCCACGGACCCGGACTCGCCTCAGGATGGTATTGCACGCACTTCAGACCGAGATACTTATTCTCAAAGCCCTCCACCGTGTTGTCGTTCGCATTGATCTGCGTGAGTTCTGCATGCCCCATGAGCGAGTCGTGATCCACGGCGAACCCGTGATTCTGTGCGGTGATGTATACACGGCCGGAGGTGAGCTCCTTCACTGGCTGGTTCGCGCCGCGGTGCCCGAACTTCAGCTTATACGTATCGCAGCCGAGCGCGAGCGCAACGATCTGCAGCCCCAGGCAAATCCCGAAGATGGGCCGCTCGCCCAGGAACGACGTAACGAGCCGCATTGCATGCTCGCCACGCTTGGGATCGCCCGGCCCGTTGGAGAGCAGTAGCGCATCAGGTTCCACCGCCCGGATCTCAGATTCACCAGCGGTCGCCGGGAATACGAAAACGTGCCAGTTCCGCTTCGCCAGGTTCTTCAGGATGCTGCGCTTGATGCCCAGATCGAGCACCGCGATTCGTTTCGCATCTGCTTTCCCCACTATCTCGTATGCGTGCTGACAGGAGACCTCAGCGATCAGGTCGCGTTCCGAGATGTCCGGTTGCGTTCGCGCACGTTCCAGTACCGCTTCTGTTTCCACCGCGCTTCCGACCTGCAAGCAGGCTTTCATCGTGCCGTATTCGCGGATCTTGCGTGTCAGCATCCGGGTATCGAGCTCGCTGATCCCTGGCACAGCCTCAGCTTC
It encodes:
- the pdxT gene encoding pyridoxal 5'-phosphate synthase glutaminase subunit PdxT is translated as MKIGVIAIQGNVAEHVSALEKALAERGERGEVVLIKHQGFVADCDALAIPGGESTTIGRLMQREGIGEEIVTAVEVHDIPILGTCAGLVLLATTGDAGIARTGQPLLGVMDITVKRNAFGRQRESFEILLSMSILEEPFPAVFIRAPAITRTGEDVTVLATVEGQIVAAQQGKVLALAFHPELTEDRRLHHYFLDLV
- the carA gene encoding carbamoyl-phosphate synthase small subunit translates to MKAILALEDGTVVEGRGFGAAGTAIGELVFATPFTGYEEALTDPSYKGQILMLTYPLIGNYGVSGANFQSDGIKVEGFVVREQCDAPSHYRSTRSLAAFLEAEAVPGISELDTRMLTRKIREYGTMKACLQVGSAVETEAVLERARTQPDISERDLIAEVSCQHAYEIVGKADAKRIAVLDLGIKRSILKNLAKRNWHVFVFPATAGESEIRAVEPDALLLSNGPGDPKRGEHAMRLVTSFLGERPIFGICLGLQIVALALGCDTYKLKFGHRGANQPVKELTSGRVYITAQNHGFAVDHDSLMGHAELTQINANDNTVEGFENKYLGLKCVQYHPEASPGPWDTEQSFFDTLNRYTT